One Prunus dulcis chromosome 8, ALMONDv2, whole genome shotgun sequence DNA window includes the following coding sequences:
- the LOC117636568 gene encoding uncharacterized protein LOC117636568 isoform X5: MDGKEDGEAYEEQASSPIQVLQEISEEAFKMAGETLQNMYSGNSSMPPLAPGHRRSQSEVVTTRHRRSNSLQKLKCQMQKAFKWGSNSRGDLRLAFNPEVLANQKRQWYQLHSRSKDRIKLSEPDSLFEHFIIAGLHPDVNLETVEGAFFKRRKWEMDMINSGIVDLTLLQQRGPPIPTLEPQILFKYPPGKRLAMRLKDLAAFCFPGGVKARLMEKTPSLSDLNQVVYGQEHLGKDDLAFIFSLKVADNATLYGICLHVSEIVQRPPAILGISSPHPHSSGGLFRFLVSAPRCYCVLSRVPSFELHYEMLNSIIQEERLNRITQFASEISLHDYVPTLPKVHDEMNDHDDSLHKESFYDWMDSAIPVDSALALTAAGAGIRSDDETPPSSLKIWEPQSPESVTASESSDFSQVRYLDKDGRKDSQCSDDYGFEAIETHSETSERIYGSYGNGHTSPEVGPSFSSRNRTLESLGSSEYLFRNGHTSPEVGTSFSSRSRTLERLGSSESLFSPARSMVSEDDDDDLFSNCEKEFGDELIMEWARENKNDLLQIVCGFHALPLPQPGSELAFQPLEHLQAIEYRRPPVTALGFDEKSLDSFEDPGVNAKLAAAEEAFALSLWTTATICRVLSLESILALVAGVLLEKQVVVVCPNLGVLSATVLSLIPMIRPFQWQSLMLPVLPGKMLDFLDAPVPFIIGIQQIPADLKRKAWDPVQVNVQKDQVKMCHLPTLPRHKDLASELGPIHARLSREGSFAKKHPVYRSKLQVSF, from the exons ATGGatggaaaagaagatggtGAAGCATACGAAGAGCAGGCTTCCTCGCCTATTCAGGTTTTGCAGGAGATATCCGAGGAGGCATTTAAAATGGCAGGGGAGACACTGCAAAACATGTACTCGGGTAATTCGAGCATGCCGCCATTGGCACCAGGGCATAGACGCTCCCAAAGTGAAGTTGTAACTACGAGACACCGGCGCAGTAACAGCTTGCAGAAATTGAAATGTCAAATGCAGAAGGCTTTTAAATGGGGTAGCAATTCGCGGGGGGATTTGCGATTGGCTTTCAATCCTGAGGTTTTGGCAAACCAAAAACGCCAATGGTATCAGCTTCACTCCAGATCAAAG GACCGTATAAAATTGTCGGAGCCAGATTCACTGTTTGAGCATTTTATTATCGCGGGGCTTCATCCTGATGTTAACCTTGAGACTGTGGAGGGTGCATTTTTCAAGAGAAGGAAATGGGAGATGGATATGATAAACTCTGGAATAGTAGACCTTACATTGCTACAGCAGCGGGGACCTCCAATCCCAACATTAGAACCTCAG atactttttaaatatccTCCTGGGAAGCGGCTAGCAATGCGTTTGAAAGATTTAGctgccttttgttttcctgGAGGGGTTAAG GCACGGTTAATGGAGAAGACTCCTTCACTAAGTGATTTGAATCAAGTTGTTTATGGACAG GAGCATTTAGGCAAAGATGATTTAGCATTTATTTTCTCACTCAAG GTGGCAGACAATGCAACACTTTATGGTATTTGCCTACATGTGTCAGAAATTGTTCAGAGGCCTCCTGCTATCTTAGGCATCTCATCCCCTCATCCTCATTCATCTGGAGGACTCTTCCGTTTTTTGGTTTCTGCACCTCGATGCTACTGTGTGCTATCCAGAGTTCCTTCTTTTGAGTTACATTACGAGATGCTCAATAG TATCATTCAAGAGGAGCGTCTGAATCGAATAACACAATTTGCTAGTGAAATATCCCTCCATGATTATGTTCCTACATTGCCCAAAGTACATGATGAAATGAATGATCATGATGATTCCCTTCATAAGGAGTCATTTTATGATTGGATGGACTCTGCAATACCTGTTGACAGTGCACTAGCCCTTACGGCTGCGGGTGCAGGAATTAGATCGGATGATGAGACTCCACCTTCTTCACTCAAGATATGGGAACCTCAGTCCCCTGAAAGTGTTACTGCTAGTGAGAGTTCAGATTTTAGTCAAGTACGGTATTTAGACAAGGATGGTAGAAAAGATTCACAATGTTCTGATGACTATGGTTTTGAGGCCATAGAAACTCACTCGGAGACTTCAGAAAGAATATATGGAAGCTATGGAAATGGCCACACTTCTCCAGAGGTTGGGCCATCTTTCTCCTCCAGGAATCGCACATTGGAGAGTCTTGGGAGTTCTGAATATCTATTTAG AAATGGCCATACTTCTCCAGAGGTTGGGACATCATTTTCCTCCAGGAGTCGCACATTGGAACGTCTTGGGAGTTCTGAATCTCTATTCAG TCCAGCTAgaagcatggtatcagaggaTGATGACGATGACCTTTTCTCAAATTGTGAGAAAGAGTTTGGTGATGAATTGATAATGGAATGGGCTAGG GAGAATAAGAACGATTTGCTACAGATTGTTTGTGGTTTTCATGCTCTGCCTCTTCCCCAACCAGGAAGTGAACTAGCTTTTCAACCTCTTGAACATCTACAGGCTATTGAGTATAGGCGACCTCCAGTTACTGCCCTTGGTTTTGATGAAAAAAGTTTAGATTCATTTGAAGATCCTGGG GTCAATGCTAAATTGGCTGCTGCTGAGGAAGCTTTTGCACTATCACTATGGACGACTGCTACAATTTGCCGAGTTCTCTCCCTTGAAAGC ATTTTAGCGTTGGTTGCGGGTGTATTACTAGAAAAACAAGTGGTAGTAGTGTGTCCGAATCTG GGTGTGCTATCAGCTACAGTGTTATCTCTCATTCCCATGATTCGTCCATTTCAATGGCAGAGTTTAATGCTTCCT GTTCTACCAGGGAAaatgcttgattttcttgacGCCCCAGTTCCGTTTATT ATCGGGATACAACAAATTCCTGCAGATCTAAAGAGGAAAGCATGGGATCCTGTTCAAGTTAATGTGCAAAAGGATCAG GTGAAAATGTGTCATTTGCCAACACTTCCAAGACATAAAGATCTAGCCTCTGAACTAGGGCCCATCCATGCTAGACTGTCACGTGAAGGTTCATTTGCTaaaaagcatcctgtatatAG GTCGAAGCTGCAGGTCAGTTTTTAG